The following are from one region of the Ochotona princeps isolate mOchPri1 chromosome 15, mOchPri1.hap1, whole genome shotgun sequence genome:
- the LOC101517618 gene encoding cytochrome c oxidase assembly protein COX14: protein MPTAKQLADIGYKTFSASMMLLTAYGGYLCSVRAYRYFQLRSLRRQAAEEQKPSGAL, encoded by the coding sequence ATGCCGACTGCCAAACAGCTAGCTGACATTGGCTACAAGACCTTCTCTGCCTCCATGATGCTCCTCACCGCCTACGGGGGCTACCTGTGCAGTGTCCGGGCCTACCGCTATTTCCAGCTGCGCAGCCTGCGGCGCCAGGCCGCAGAGGAGCAGAAGCCCTCGGGAGCCCTGTAG